The following are from one region of the Halobacteriovorax vibrionivorans genome:
- a CDS encoding SDR family NAD(P)-dependent oxidoreductase produces the protein MSFRLNSCNYALIVGAGHGIGFGLVHALLVKNSKTRIMATYRKRENAEKLLSLQSEYKDRLEIIQIDATKESEICNLSNSIKEKNIGLDLIINCIGMLHNDDILPEKSLKDFNCEAFIEVMRVNSIVTPLLAKHFEKQLNNDVTSVFATISAKVGSIEDNRIGGWYSYRASKAALNMLIKTIAIEFTRKRKKCVVLAVHPGTTKTELSQPFIKRTTYKIHETHETASNILNVIENRDSHDTGKFLSWDAQELPW, from the coding sequence ATGTCATTCAGGCTTAACAGTTGTAATTACGCATTGATAGTAGGTGCTGGCCATGGAATTGGTTTTGGACTTGTTCATGCCCTACTAGTAAAAAATTCAAAAACTAGAATTATGGCCACTTATCGAAAAAGAGAAAATGCTGAAAAGCTCCTATCTTTACAAAGTGAGTACAAAGATCGTTTAGAGATCATACAAATAGATGCAACTAAAGAGAGTGAAATTTGTAACCTTTCAAATTCAATTAAAGAAAAGAATATTGGATTAGATCTCATCATCAACTGTATAGGTATGCTTCATAATGATGATATCTTACCTGAAAAATCTCTTAAGGACTTTAACTGTGAAGCATTTATTGAGGTTATGAGAGTTAATTCAATTGTTACACCATTACTGGCCAAACATTTTGAAAAACAACTCAATAACGATGTAACAAGTGTCTTTGCAACGATTTCTGCTAAAGTGGGAAGTATTGAAGATAATCGCATCGGAGGTTGGTATAGTTATCGTGCTTCAAAAGCGGCCTTAAATATGTTGATTAAAACTATTGCAATTGAGTTTACAAGAAAGCGAAAGAAATGTGTTGTCTTAGCTGTTCACCCTGGAACGACTAAGACAGAGCTTTCGCAGCCATTTATTAAAAGAACTACTTATAAGATTCACGAGACACATGAAACAGCATCGAATATACTAAATGTAATTGAGAACCGAGATAGTCATGACACAGGTAAGTTTCTATCTTGGGATGCACAGGAGCTTCCATGGTAA
- the ygiD gene encoding 4,5-DOPA-extradiol-dioxygenase, translating into MTTKKERMPAIFLGHGSPMNAIESNDFTKKLEKLGQGLRRDYSRPKAVLMISAHWETEGTWVTGMDHPKTIHDFYGFPQALYDVRYPADGNASLADEIAKAINKPRVNIDKKQWGLDHGTWSVLKHVFPEADIPVVQLSLDRNQSYEYHYELGKKIRFLRDEGVMIMGSGNIVHNLRMMSRKHRYLGLDWAIEFDEWVKDKLLKREDAPLVSDALKTQAGKFSIPTDEHYLPLLYVLGSSLEEDKITFDYEGFELGSLSMRSVRYY; encoded by the coding sequence ATGACAACTAAAAAAGAAAGAATGCCAGCAATATTTTTAGGTCATGGATCACCTATGAATGCCATTGAAAGTAACGACTTTACAAAAAAATTAGAAAAATTAGGACAGGGACTACGTCGTGATTATTCAAGACCAAAGGCCGTGCTTATGATCTCGGCCCATTGGGAAACTGAAGGAACTTGGGTTACCGGAATGGATCATCCAAAGACAATTCATGACTTCTATGGTTTTCCACAAGCATTATATGATGTTCGATATCCTGCAGATGGAAATGCCAGCTTAGCTGATGAGATTGCTAAGGCCATAAATAAGCCTCGAGTTAATATTGATAAGAAGCAGTGGGGTCTTGATCATGGAACATGGTCAGTTTTAAAACATGTTTTTCCTGAAGCGGATATACCAGTTGTTCAATTGAGTCTCGATCGCAATCAGTCGTATGAATATCACTACGAACTTGGAAAAAAGATAAGGTTCTTAAGAGATGAAGGTGTCATGATTATGGGAAGTGGGAATATTGTACATAATTTAAGAATGATGAGTCGTAAGCATCGATACTTAGGCCTTGACTGGGCCATCGAGTTTGATGAATGGGTAAAAGATAAACTTCTTAAAAGAGAAGATGCTCCGCTAGTGAGTGATGCCCTTAAGACTCAAGCTGGTAAATTTAGCATTCCAACAGATGAGCACTACCTACCTCTTTTATACGTTTTAGGTTCTAGCTTAGAAGAAGATAAAATTACATTTGATTATGAAGGCTTTGAACTTGGTTCATTATCAATGAGATCAGTTCGTTATTATTAA
- a CDS encoding ABC1 kinase family protein, protein MKKINKIKNKFISRQMGVAKLALKMGKDVWSKRNEDLKNKLSGGIGPHVELIANELGVMKGSLMKAGQLLSTYAGAFLPSEAQKVLKQLENQSYYLDWEQVKTQVPIDFLDRLEIEEEPIAAASLGQVHLATYENARYAMKIQYKGVRKAIKNDVKALKMLMKILNVIPKEVDLREIYEEIEDMLFLETNYIEEAKSINKFRELLKDYPQFKVPDILEEFSNEKVLTMEYLDGHSLRELEHLNLSQDDRNELGREFMRLMFLELFHFKKVQTDVHMGNYILLPNNQWGLIDFGASKTPPDSFLKGYQTLIIACANLDRKLFFQNLYDMDYLSKNKQTNEDFFWEYARIIAAPFQDGVYDWGRSNVADKVMEMAPRLMKEVAVGNPSRHTIFLDRKIGGVFFVLQKLEACFDVRSLLKEVLEISGESDLIK, encoded by the coding sequence ATGAAAAAAATAAATAAAATTAAAAATAAATTTATCTCCAGACAAATGGGGGTTGCCAAATTGGCCTTGAAAATGGGCAAGGATGTTTGGTCTAAACGTAATGAAGATCTTAAAAATAAGCTAAGTGGTGGGATTGGCCCCCATGTTGAATTAATAGCAAATGAACTTGGTGTAATGAAAGGTTCATTGATGAAAGCTGGGCAACTTCTTTCTACATATGCTGGTGCCTTCTTACCTTCTGAGGCCCAAAAAGTTTTAAAGCAATTAGAGAACCAATCTTATTATTTAGATTGGGAGCAAGTCAAAACTCAAGTTCCTATAGACTTTCTAGATCGTCTGGAAATAGAAGAGGAGCCTATTGCTGCCGCTAGTTTAGGGCAAGTCCATCTGGCTACATATGAAAATGCACGCTATGCCATGAAGATCCAATACAAAGGTGTACGAAAGGCCATTAAGAATGATGTGAAGGCACTTAAGATGTTAATGAAGATCCTTAATGTCATTCCTAAGGAAGTGGATCTTCGTGAAATATATGAAGAAATTGAAGATATGCTCTTTTTAGAAACAAATTATATAGAAGAAGCAAAATCAATTAATAAATTTAGAGAATTATTAAAGGACTATCCTCAATTTAAAGTTCCCGATATTTTAGAAGAATTTTCAAATGAAAAAGTTCTTACCATGGAGTATCTTGATGGCCATAGTTTAAGAGAGTTAGAACATCTAAATCTCTCTCAAGATGACCGAAATGAGTTAGGTCGTGAATTTATGCGTCTTATGTTTCTTGAACTTTTCCACTTTAAAAAAGTACAAACTGACGTTCATATGGGAAATTATATTTTACTTCCTAATAATCAATGGGGACTCATTGACTTTGGAGCATCTAAAACACCCCCTGATAGTTTCTTAAAAGGTTATCAAACTTTAATTATTGCTTGTGCAAATCTAGATCGAAAATTATTCTTCCAAAACTTATATGATATGGATTATCTATCAAAGAATAAGCAAACAAATGAGGACTTTTTTTGGGAGTATGCGAGAATTATAGCTGCCCCTTTTCAGGATGGAGTTTATGACTGGGGGCGCTCAAATGTCGCCGATAAGGTTATGGAGATGGCACCAAGATTAATGAAAGAAGTTGCTGTTGGAAATCCTTCTCGTCACACGATATTCTTAGATCGAAAAATAGGCGGAGTATTCTTTGTTCTTCAAAAGCTAGAAGCATGCTTTGATGTACGGTCTTTGCTAAAAGAAGTTTTAGAAATATCTGGTGAGTCTGATCTTATCAAATAA
- a CDS encoding SDR family oxidoreductase, with protein MIALTGASGQLGQLVIKNLLDKGVKPKSIVAIARSTDKLDEFAKKGVQVRYGDYEKPDSLRSALEGVEKLLLISSSEVGKRLSQHQNVIDIVRDSSVKHLAYTSILEADNSPLGLAEEHLATEKLINDLDIKTTILRNGWYSENYTMGIPTILEHSVVLGCAGEGRISSAPRNDYALAAANVLTDNGHAGKVYELAGDTSYNLSEFATLIGEQYGRDISYKNMTQSEYRDVLLQAGLPEVIADMLADSEIGASKGGLYSESKDLSRLIGRPTESMKETIKRIA; from the coding sequence ATGATCGCTTTAACAGGAGCTTCAGGCCAACTCGGTCAATTAGTTATAAAGAATTTATTAGATAAAGGTGTAAAACCAAAGTCGATTGTTGCCATTGCACGCTCAACAGATAAACTCGATGAGTTTGCCAAAAAGGGCGTACAGGTTAGGTATGGAGACTATGAGAAGCCTGATAGTCTTAGATCTGCTTTAGAAGGAGTTGAAAAATTACTACTTATCTCATCAAGTGAAGTAGGAAAAAGACTTTCACAACATCAAAATGTCATTGATATTGTAAGAGATTCTTCAGTGAAACATTTAGCCTATACAAGTATTCTCGAAGCAGACAATTCACCATTAGGACTTGCTGAAGAACATCTTGCTACTGAAAAACTAATAAATGATCTTGATATTAAGACAACAATTTTAAGAAATGGTTGGTATTCAGAGAATTACACAATGGGAATTCCGACTATATTGGAGCATTCTGTTGTTCTCGGCTGTGCTGGAGAGGGGAGAATATCATCAGCTCCAAGAAATGATTATGCATTGGCCGCGGCAAACGTTTTAACAGATAATGGCCATGCTGGTAAGGTATACGAATTAGCAGGTGATACTTCTTATAATTTAAGTGAATTTGCAACTCTAATTGGCGAGCAATATGGAAGAGATATCTCTTATAAGAATATGACTCAAAGTGAGTACAGAGACGTTTTACTTCAGGCAGGTCTTCCTGAAGTGATTGCGGATATGTTGGCCGACTCAGAAATTGGCGCCTCAAAAGGAGGACTTTATTCTGAAAGTAAGGATTTATCGAGATTAATCGGTCGTCCTACAGAGTCAATGAAAGAGACCATCAAAAGGATTGCTTAA
- a CDS encoding class I SAM-dependent methyltransferase: MRNPRTYMLDENIHPRIHAKNLDRELGYKITKIEEKLSQKYRAYYKDADDSSRKQHYDGTQTWIGLHPQALQTPYNHLFDALYLLKDYNIHKIVDIGAGYGRIGLVMSSIFPEARFIGYEILKQRQREGNRVFERMELLNCEILLENVLEEDFVLPKAQVYFIYDFSEMQDISDILDELVTRIDDYNFFLITKGERVDYLIEKKYKQFWIANGFLSSGELKIYSSITDLTKF, encoded by the coding sequence GTGAGAAATCCTAGAACATATATGCTTGATGAGAATATTCACCCTCGCATTCACGCCAAAAATCTTGATCGTGAGCTAGGTTATAAAATCACAAAGATTGAAGAAAAGCTTTCTCAAAAGTACCGCGCTTATTATAAAGATGCAGATGATTCAAGTCGTAAGCAACATTACGATGGAACACAGACTTGGATTGGGTTACACCCTCAAGCATTACAAACTCCATATAATCATTTATTTGATGCCCTTTATTTATTAAAGGATTACAACATCCACAAGATTGTTGATATAGGTGCTGGCTATGGCCGCATCGGGCTTGTTATGAGCTCAATTTTTCCAGAAGCTCGCTTTATTGGATATGAAATTCTAAAACAAAGACAAAGAGAAGGTAATCGCGTCTTTGAGAGAATGGAATTACTTAATTGCGAAATACTTTTGGAGAATGTTTTAGAAGAGGACTTTGTTCTACCTAAGGCACAGGTTTACTTTATTTATGACTTCAGTGAGATGCAAGATATTTCCGACATCTTAGATGAACTTGTAACTCGTATTGATGACTACAACTTCTTTCTTATTACAAAGGGGGAGAGAGTGGATTATTTAATTGAGAAAAAATATAAGCAATTTTGGATAGCAAATGGTTTTTTAAGTTCAGGTGAACTTAAGATATATAGTTCGATCACAGATCTAACAAAATTTTAA
- a CDS encoding methyltransferase domain-containing protein has protein sequence MNLSKETFLGLLEGKNPSTLELGPIQLAHLYINSAFLVTVTGFLKDQLWLKRQDERDISYCDFMTPLFSNDLLRISFLKDFLIASGETNLKKVAKDSKVIEENVLKQILSACEVSQKEFVIESLKEMSLYFLAEEKAQEGRLQSLGHKGPDLYRTFDNLDDLFNLNYQLDRDMVFDSTIKERLYAGAGVGVQSGYSTILLAMENMQLKQGGKVIDLGSGYGRVGLVCSLLRPDVDFIGYEFVPHRVEISNIATKAFGLEENLSFQVQDLSLASFKIPEADVYYLYDPFTKETYHYVLGQIVEYSKDKEITIITKGNARGWLMDIAEENSWPRPVIIDEGNLCVFKTRE, from the coding sequence ATGAATCTTTCAAAAGAAACTTTTCTAGGACTACTAGAAGGCAAGAACCCTAGTACTCTAGAATTAGGGCCTATTCAACTTGCACACCTCTACATTAATTCGGCATTTCTTGTCACTGTCACAGGTTTTCTTAAGGATCAATTATGGCTAAAGCGTCAAGATGAACGAGATATTTCGTACTGTGATTTTATGACTCCACTTTTTTCAAACGACTTATTAAGAATATCTTTTTTAAAAGATTTTTTAATTGCTAGTGGTGAAACGAATTTAAAAAAGGTGGCCAAGGACTCAAAAGTAATTGAAGAAAATGTTTTAAAACAAATTCTTAGCGCATGTGAGGTCTCTCAAAAAGAATTTGTTATTGAGTCTTTAAAGGAGATGAGTCTTTATTTCTTGGCCGAAGAAAAGGCCCAAGAAGGACGACTGCAAAGTCTTGGTCATAAGGGACCTGATCTTTATCGTACATTTGATAATCTCGATGATCTCTTTAACCTCAATTACCAATTAGATCGAGATATGGTTTTTGATTCTACTATTAAAGAGAGGCTGTATGCAGGAGCTGGTGTAGGTGTTCAATCTGGCTATTCTACAATCTTATTGGCCATGGAGAATATGCAGTTAAAGCAAGGTGGAAAGGTTATTGATCTTGGATCTGGTTATGGGAGAGTTGGATTAGTGTGTTCTCTTTTGCGTCCGGATGTCGATTTCATTGGTTATGAATTTGTCCCTCATCGGGTTGAAATATCAAATATAGCTACAAAGGCTTTTGGCCTTGAAGAGAATTTAAGCTTTCAAGTACAGGATCTGTCACTGGCCTCTTTTAAGATTCCAGAAGCCGATGTTTATTATCTCTATGATCCTTTTACTAAAGAGACATATCACTATGTGCTAGGGCAAATTGTGGAATATAGTAAAGATAAGGAGATAACTATCATTACAAAAGGTAATGCTAGGGGCTGGCTTATGGATATTGCAGAAGAAAACTCTTGGCCTAGACCTGTAATTATCGATGAAGGTAATCTATGTGTATTTAAAACAAGAGAATAA
- a CDS encoding C4-dicarboxylate TRAP transporter substrate-binding protein — MKLIFICALLCIISCRPSETKDPSKFKIKLRLSHVFSPKEDLTLSMDKVAKRIDEKTNGAVKILTFPQGQIATYKDGVELVARGAHFISVEDPSYIGDYVPEFTALVGPMLYNSYDEYTELIKTQMVKDWAKKLEKQGIKILSLEYIFGFRNLITDKVVRTPEDLEGVKLRTPGSKLFIETLNAMGATATPLPWGETFSAVQQGVVDGLEGSEFTNISTKVYETGKKNVALTKHFLGVCGVYISTEVWAKIPVKYQKIIQDEFDFEAREMINLLKSKHSSVVKKLESHGVKFNEIDRASFEKRTKNVFESLPGVNLQMYNKIQNELKSIRERI, encoded by the coding sequence ATGAAGTTGATTTTCATCTGTGCATTACTGTGCATAATTTCTTGTCGTCCATCTGAGACGAAAGATCCGTCAAAGTTCAAAATAAAATTACGCTTAAGTCATGTCTTTAGCCCTAAAGAAGACCTAACTCTTTCAATGGATAAAGTAGCTAAACGAATTGATGAAAAAACGAATGGAGCGGTGAAAATTTTAACTTTTCCCCAAGGCCAAATTGCAACTTATAAAGATGGAGTAGAGCTTGTTGCTAGAGGAGCCCATTTTATTTCTGTGGAAGACCCTTCTTATATTGGAGACTATGTTCCTGAGTTCACTGCCCTTGTTGGTCCCATGCTTTATAATAGCTATGATGAATACACAGAGCTGATAAAGACACAGATGGTTAAGGATTGGGCCAAGAAATTAGAAAAACAAGGAATTAAAATACTTTCACTTGAATATATTTTTGGATTTAGGAACCTTATTACGGATAAGGTTGTAAGAACCCCTGAGGACTTAGAAGGAGTAAAACTTAGAACTCCTGGAAGTAAGCTCTTTATTGAGACTTTAAATGCAATGGGGGCAACTGCAACACCTCTTCCTTGGGGGGAGACATTTAGTGCAGTTCAACAGGGTGTTGTCGATGGACTTGAAGGATCTGAATTTACAAATATTAGTACAAAAGTCTATGAGACAGGAAAAAAGAATGTAGCACTTACAAAGCACTTTTTAGGTGTCTGTGGTGTTTATATTTCAACGGAAGTCTGGGCAAAGATTCCTGTGAAGTATCAAAAAATCATACAAGATGAATTTGACTTTGAGGCACGTGAAATGATTAATCTTTTAAAGTCTAAACACTCAAGTGTTGTTAAAAAACTCGAGTCTCATGGGGTTAAATTTAATGAAATAGATCGTGCTTCATTTGAGAAAAGAACGAAGAATGTATTTGAAAGCTTACCTGGAGTAAATCTTCAAATGTATAATAAAATCCAAAATGAGCTTAAAAGTATAAGAGAGCGCATATGA
- a CDS encoding cold-shock protein — protein sequence MATGTVKFFNDEKGFGFIKPDDGGQDLFVHISGVEGNTLRDDEKVEFEVGEGQKGPCAVQVKSLS from the coding sequence ATGGCTACAGGTACAGTAAAGTTTTTTAATGATGAGAAAGGTTTTGGATTTATTAAGCCAGACGATGGTGGACAAGATCTTTTCGTACATATCTCAGGTGTTGAAGGTAACACTCTTAGAGATGACGAAAAAGTTGAATTTGAAGTAGGTGAAGGACAAAAAGGTCCATGTGCTGTTCAAGTTAAATCTCTTTCTTAA
- the rluF gene encoding 23S rRNA pseudouridine(2604) synthase RluF, translating to MENNNSMRINKYISQSGICSRREVDDLIEQQIVKINGKLAEIGDRVFEGDVVEVRGQVVKPKVAEKEIIIALNKPRGIVSTTESSEKDNIVDYVNHVERVFPIGRLDKDSQGLIFLTNNGDIVNKILRAGNNHEKEYVVTVDKPINDKFINGMAGGVPILGTMTKKCKVEQMSMMVFKITLVQGLNRQIRRMCEYFGYNVTKLDRIRIMNIGLDGLGVGDWRELNDQEIASLYKLIEGSSSEDHRIQKRSALKAQVKKKPQQQQQRRKKKSKYDKLFKELDKEFNLSGKTTKREEKRKQNAKGKHRRRK from the coding sequence ATGGAAAATAATAATTCAATGAGAATTAATAAATATATTAGTCAGAGTGGAATCTGCTCTCGTCGTGAAGTTGATGACCTAATTGAACAACAGATCGTGAAGATAAATGGCAAGCTTGCTGAAATTGGAGATCGTGTATTTGAAGGCGATGTCGTTGAAGTAAGAGGCCAGGTTGTAAAACCAAAAGTTGCAGAAAAAGAAATTATTATTGCTTTAAATAAGCCTCGCGGTATTGTTTCCACAACAGAGAGTAGCGAAAAAGATAATATTGTCGATTACGTCAACCATGTTGAGAGAGTATTCCCAATTGGCCGACTTGATAAAGACTCACAAGGCTTAATTTTTCTAACTAATAACGGTGATATCGTTAACAAAATTCTTCGTGCAGGAAATAACCACGAGAAGGAATATGTCGTTACCGTTGATAAGCCCATCAATGATAAGTTTATAAATGGCATGGCCGGTGGAGTTCCGATTCTTGGAACTATGACGAAAAAATGTAAAGTCGAACAAATGAGCATGATGGTATTTAAAATCACCCTCGTTCAAGGACTAAATCGTCAGATTCGTAGAATGTGTGAATACTTTGGCTATAATGTAACAAAGCTAGATCGTATTCGAATTATGAATATAGGCCTTGATGGACTTGGAGTTGGTGACTGGCGAGAGCTCAACGATCAAGAAATTGCATCTCTTTATAAATTAATTGAAGGCTCTTCTTCAGAAGATCACCGCATTCAAAAAAGGTCTGCCCTTAAGGCCCAAGTTAAGAAAAAGCCACAACAACAGCAACAACGTAGAAAGAAAAAGAGTAAATACGACAAGCTCTTTAAAGAACTTGATAAAGAATTTAATTTAAGTGGAAAAACAACTAAGCGCGAAGAGAAACGAAAGCAGAATGCAAAAGGAAAGCATCGTCGTCGTAAGTAA
- a CDS encoding methylglyoxal synthase — MTKKTIALVAHDHRKNDLIQWSLEHKEKLQKHKLCATGTTGKLLEEKLGVTIEKFLSGPIGGDFQIGTAIVEGKIDMLIFFWDPLESMAHDPDIKALLRIATLYNIPMACNQTSADFFINSPLMESKYDKKLTVLNNYTNARKSYN; from the coding sequence ATGACAAAGAAAACAATAGCCTTAGTGGCCCACGACCATAGAAAAAATGACCTTATTCAATGGAGCTTAGAACATAAAGAAAAGCTTCAAAAACATAAACTTTGTGCAACAGGTACAACAGGTAAGCTTTTAGAAGAAAAGTTAGGTGTTACTATTGAAAAGTTTCTAAGTGGACCTATTGGTGGTGACTTTCAAATAGGAACGGCCATTGTTGAAGGTAAAATTGATATGCTTATTTTCTTTTGGGATCCTCTTGAGTCCATGGCCCACGATCCTGATATTAAAGCGCTTCTTAGAATTGCAACACTCTACAATATTCCGATGGCCTGTAATCAAACTAGTGCAGACTTCTTTATCAACTCTCCTCTTATGGAAAGTAAATACGACAAGAAGCTTACGGTTTTAAATAATTACACAAATGCTCGAAAAAGTTATAATTAG
- a CDS encoding LysR family transcriptional regulator: MSLILDDIKYFITVSETLNVTRASEKIGISQPALSYAIKRLERELGGDLLIRLKNGIQLTKLGEEFLKRSRKLIFEWEEAQNLVSSEGDIAQGSYTFAIHPSVALYSLKCFMPELQKEYPNIGFNFIHGLSREMTEKVISWEADFGIVVNPIKHPDLVIKKLCLDEVSIFHLKNAKNKLILDASLSQSQYILKKIAKKIDFDGHINSANLEVVANLTSLGLGYGLLPSRVAAQYPTLNKLKTAPIFKDEICLIYRPEKHRNKVSKKIIEILKTSTY; this comes from the coding sequence ATGTCGTTAATATTGGATGATATCAAATACTTTATTACCGTTAGTGAGACCTTGAATGTGACAAGGGCCTCAGAGAAAATCGGAATATCACAACCGGCCCTAAGCTATGCCATTAAGCGATTAGAAAGAGAGCTTGGAGGCGATCTACTAATAAGACTTAAGAATGGTATCCAGTTAACCAAACTTGGTGAAGAGTTTTTAAAACGTTCAAGAAAGCTAATCTTTGAATGGGAAGAGGCCCAGAACTTAGTATCTTCAGAAGGAGATATTGCTCAAGGAAGTTATACTTTTGCAATTCATCCATCTGTAGCACTTTACTCCCTTAAGTGCTTTATGCCAGAGCTTCAAAAAGAATACCCTAATATAGGATTTAATTTTATTCACGGTCTTTCAAGAGAAATGACAGAAAAGGTCATTAGCTGGGAAGCTGATTTTGGTATTGTTGTCAATCCAATAAAACACCCAGATCTTGTCATAAAAAAACTATGTCTTGATGAAGTATCGATCTTTCATTTAAAGAATGCAAAAAACAAACTGATACTTGATGCCAGTCTTAGTCAGTCACAATATATCTTAAAAAAAATTGCCAAGAAAATTGATTTTGATGGCCATATTAATTCAGCAAACTTAGAAGTTGTTGCCAATCTCACATCCTTGGGACTTGGTTATGGCCTTCTTCCATCAAGAGTTGCTGCTCAGTACCCTACTTTAAATAAACTAAAGACTGCGCCAATCTTTAAAGATGAAATTTGTCTTATCTACCGTCCTGAAAAACATCGAAATAAAGTTAGTAAAAAAATCATAGAAATTCTTAAAACATCAACCTATTAG
- a CDS encoding NAD-dependent epimerase/dehydratase family protein produces MHIDKDKPILVTGATGYLASWIVKYLLEDGFTVHCAVRDPQNELKTSHLRSLTKDSSKIKFFKSDLMIENSYEEAMKGCEVVIHTASPFFYDLKKDPQKTLVEPALKGTRNILNTVNKIESVKRVVLTSSIASIFGDTIEASTRKDPTFTEADWNDTSSLDHAPYSYSKVMAEKEAWDIEEKQNRWRLVVINPSWIIGPAVNPEASYESKKIFKQFCDGTMALGCPDINLAVVDVRDVAKAHINAATNFHIDGRNIISAANCNLLDIGRILRNEVGGLLFPRFHLPKFLLWLIAPFVDFTREYVKKNVGHQIYFDNSKSLKLELVNYRPINETIKEYYNQLYRK; encoded by the coding sequence ATGCATATTGATAAAGACAAACCTATACTAGTAACTGGTGCTACAGGTTACTTAGCAAGCTGGATTGTAAAATACCTCTTAGAAGATGGCTTTACTGTACACTGTGCAGTTAGAGACCCACAAAATGAATTAAAGACTTCTCACCTAAGAAGTCTTACTAAAGACTCCAGTAAAATCAAATTCTTTAAATCAGATCTTATGATTGAAAACTCATATGAAGAGGCCATGAAAGGATGTGAAGTAGTTATTCATACCGCCTCTCCATTCTTTTATGACTTAAAAAAAGATCCTCAAAAAACATTGGTTGAACCCGCACTGAAGGGTACGAGAAATATTCTCAATACAGTAAATAAAATTGAAAGCGTAAAGAGAGTTGTCTTAACAAGTAGTATCGCAAGTATTTTCGGAGATACTATTGAGGCCAGTACCAGAAAAGATCCAACATTTACAGAAGCCGACTGGAATGACACCTCTTCGCTAGATCATGCACCATATTCATATTCTAAAGTTATGGCAGAGAAAGAAGCTTGGGATATCGAAGAAAAACAAAATCGTTGGCGTTTAGTCGTAATTAACCCATCTTGGATTATTGGGCCAGCAGTGAACCCAGAAGCAAGTTATGAGTCAAAAAAGATATTCAAGCAATTCTGTGATGGAACAATGGCCTTAGGCTGTCCAGATATAAACTTAGCAGTCGTAGATGTAAGAGATGTTGCAAAAGCTCATATCAACGCAGCAACAAACTTCCATATTGACGGAAGAAATATTATTTCCGCAGCAAATTGTAACTTACTTGATATTGGAAGAATATTAAGAAATGAAGTGGGAGGTTTACTATTTCCACGCTTTCATCTTCCAAAGTTTCTACTGTGGTTAATTGCCCCATTTGTTGATTTCACAAGAGAGTACGTAAAAAAGAACGTTGGTCATCAAATATACTTTGATAACTCAAAATCCTTAAAGTTAGAGCTTGTTAATTATCGTCCAATTAATGAAACGATAAAAGAATATTACAATCAGCTCTATCGTAAATAG
- a CDS encoding TRAP transporter small permease — protein sequence MKLFLKNFEEIISGSFLIIMVCLVILNVILRYLFNYSIYWAEEVSTICFVWSVFVGASAVYKNKMDIGIDALIVRLSPEKEKIARTVAHLLTILINGYIFYLSIVFTFIAYKKPTAVLGISSAVYNSALIFGFGLISFHSIKFLIEDVKGRRA from the coding sequence ATGAAATTATTTCTAAAAAACTTTGAAGAGATTATTAGCGGAAGCTTTCTTATTATAATGGTTTGCTTAGTTATTTTGAATGTCATCTTACGATATCTTTTTAATTACAGTATATATTGGGCGGAAGAGGTCTCAACGATATGCTTTGTTTGGTCTGTTTTTGTTGGTGCTAGTGCCGTCTATAAAAATAAAATGGATATAGGAATTGATGCTTTAATTGTAAGACTCTCACCAGAAAAAGAAAAGATTGCTAGAACTGTTGCTCACTTACTTACCATATTGATTAACGGCTACATCTTCTATCTAAGTATTGTCTTTACATTTATTGCATATAAGAAACCAACTGCTGTTCTAGGCATAAGTTCAGCTGTTTATAATAGTGCTCTTATCTTTGGCTTTGGCCTTATCTCTTTTCACTCCATTAAGTTTTTAATTGAAGATGTAAAGGGGAGGAGAGCATAA